A window of Paenibacillus sp. 19GGS1-52 contains these coding sequences:
- a CDS encoding RHS repeat-associated core domain-containing protein has translation MKESSTGTEATQAQYTYTGSVLDTITYGNGFITQYLYEDGFGRLTGMKHLKGSTILNQYSYTYDNNGNITERTSNGQTVTFGYDELDRIIASSEANEQYSYDVKGNRMVQLSTASSLHTDTMDYTYDQANQLKSVTRNGTATTYKYDGDGLMREKNNGNTTRFYYDGENIIAEGSISGSTVSFKARYVRGYQLISMKNQWGTVGYYLENGHGDVVNLYKQDQTLLNTYDYDLWGNPKVTEEADQYNNPFRYAGEYGDTNTGLQNLRARWYDPSIGRFITEDTWEGRINHPDSQNPYVYVVNNPLIYVDPSGHIFDVIFDIASLAYDTYQFVQDPSWENVGYMGLDVAAAAIPFVPSASAPLRSLNKVDDVSDAVSSVAKVSGNARTFTSPDKYVGETATAIEAKYPGRVVDVNKNVYRPDGTKLTDYDIELDNAIIQVKSGSGKGATGQASRTASSSNKEVIIYLPDQSPNAAVVKGAQKEGFKVFTNQDDLINYVGR, from the coding sequence TTGAAAGAAAGCAGCACCGGCACCGAAGCTACGCAAGCCCAATATACGTATACCGGCAGCGTGCTGGATACCATCACCTATGGCAATGGCTTTATTACCCAATATTTATATGAAGACGGGTTTGGTCGTCTAACGGGTATGAAACATCTGAAAGGCAGCACGATCCTGAATCAATACAGCTATACCTATGATAACAACGGGAATATTACAGAGCGGACCTCCAACGGTCAAACTGTAACTTTCGGCTATGATGAGTTGGACCGGATCATCGCCAGCAGCGAAGCCAATGAACAGTATAGCTATGATGTCAAGGGCAATCGGATGGTGCAATTGTCGACGGCATCAAGCCTGCACACCGACACGATGGATTATACCTATGATCAGGCCAATCAGTTGAAATCGGTCACTCGCAACGGCACCGCAACCACCTATAAATACGACGGTGATGGCTTGATGCGGGAGAAGAACAACGGCAACACCACCCGGTTCTATTATGACGGCGAGAATATTATCGCCGAAGGCAGTATTTCTGGCAGTACGGTTAGCTTTAAAGCCAGATATGTGCGAGGCTATCAGCTGATCAGCATGAAGAATCAGTGGGGTACGGTAGGGTATTACCTGGAGAACGGTCACGGTGACGTAGTGAACCTGTACAAACAGGATCAGACGCTCTTGAACACCTACGACTATGACCTTTGGGGAAATCCAAAGGTCACCGAAGAGGCAGACCAGTACAACAATCCCTTCCGCTACGCCGGTGAATACGGGGATACCAATACGGGCTTGCAGAACCTGCGAGCGCGATGGTACGATCCAAGTATTGGAAGGTTCATCACCGAGGATACGTGGGAAGGACGGATTAACCATCCGGACAGTCAGAATCCGTATGTTTATGTGGTGAATAACCCATTGATTTACGTGGATCCAAGCGGACATATTTTTGATGTAATCTTTGACATAGCTTCTCTTGCTTATGACACGTATCAGTTTGTACAAGACCCGAGTTGGGAAAATGTAGGTTATATGGGTCTGGATGTTGCCGCAGCAGCGATTCCTTTCGTTCCTAGTGCGAGCGCCCCGCTTCGATCGTTAAATAAAGTGGATGATGTATCCGACGCGGTGTCTTCCGTGGCTAAGGTATCGGGTAATGCAAGGACATTCACTTCACCTGACAAATATGTCGGGGAAACTGCAACTGCAATTGAAGCGAAATATCCAGGCAGAGTCGTCGATGTTAATAAAAACGTGTATCGACCAGATGGAACTAAGTTAACAGATTATGATATCGAACTTGATAATGCGATAATACAGGTCAAATCAGGTTCGGGAAAAGGTGCAACTGGTCAGGCTTCAAGGACAGCATCCAGTTCAAATAAAGAGGTTATTATTTATTTGCCTGATCAAAGCCCAAATGCAGCGGTAGTTAAAGGAGCACAAAAGGAAGGATTCAAGGTGTTTACTAATCAAGATGATTTAATAAATTATGTAGGGAGATAG
- a CDS encoding recombinase family protein, whose translation MRNAVGYVRVSTQGQARDGYSLSYQVDEIQHYCQENNLNLIRIYEDRGISGAKVDEEGLTVERESLQNMLAELPHMNIQSVIVLNTSRLWRSDMAKVLIQRELKRNQVDVQSIEQPNYSIFTHDPNDFLVNGMLELLDQYQRLEITLKLGRGRRKKAEQGGYAGGGIIFGYKSNKGQKAITIDEEKANIVRRLFELKVSHSMWTLTQFAEQLNSEGYHTYQGKAFTKVQIKRIFDHESMYRGTYIYGSIEAVGQHQAII comes from the coding sequence ATGCGAAATGCCGTTGGTTATGTCCGAGTATCCACGCAAGGACAAGCAAGAGACGGATACAGTCTGTCATACCAAGTCGATGAAATTCAACATTACTGTCAGGAGAACAACTTGAATCTCATTCGCATCTATGAAGATCGAGGAATAAGTGGAGCAAAAGTCGATGAAGAAGGACTCACGGTTGAACGAGAAAGCTTGCAGAACATGCTTGCTGAGCTGCCACACATGAACATTCAGTCCGTCATCGTACTAAACACTTCACGCTTATGGCGTTCAGACATGGCAAAAGTATTAATTCAACGAGAATTGAAACGGAATCAAGTCGATGTGCAATCCATCGAACAACCGAATTACAGCATATTCACTCATGATCCCAATGACTTTCTTGTCAACGGAATGTTGGAACTGCTTGATCAGTATCAACGCTTAGAAATTACTTTGAAGCTTGGCAGAGGAAGACGTAAGAAAGCCGAACAAGGCGGTTACGCTGGCGGTGGCATAATTTTCGGATACAAATCTAACAAGGGACAAAAGGCGATAACGATTGATGAAGAGAAGGCAAATATTGTTCGGCGATTATTTGAATTGAAAGTAAGCCATTCCATGTGGACATTAACGCAATTTGCTGAACAACTGAATTCAGAAGGCTATCATACATATCAAGGCAAAGCCTTCACCAAGGTACAGATCAAGCGCATATTCGATCATGAATCTATGTATCGGGGAACGTATATCTATGGAAGTATTGAAGCGGTTGGACAGCATCAAGCCATTATCTAA
- a CDS encoding IS110 family transposase has product MRHFKEKHIYIGVDVHKGTHTAVVINCWNEKLDEITFPNIPSAFGEFLQRVKKQVKKGFSPIFGLEDVGGVGRSLALYLLEYKCTVKSVNSALSYSERKSYPTTQKSDSWDAECVARVLLSKLDMVPDADPQDIYWTVGQLMSRRTGLIKAHIALKNQLHAQLSHHYPSYKKFFCDIDGKCALVFWHTFPSPELLEGMEVEELAIILRKASHNTCSTKKAEEILNIVNEDGDTTRDYQHYRDFLIQSFVRDIRFKQEEMKNIHDELRTLLTHIDYKLESMPGIDLVTAGYLIAEIGDVHRFASPNKLARFAGIAPVIFSSAGKGKAMKSRQGNRILHGLFYNLAMQQIQVAKGSRKPRNPLFHEYFHKRINEDNKTKGQAMVCVMRRLVNIIYGMMKNKTEFVLPEPKTIEKQVG; this is encoded by the coding sequence ATGCGTCATTTTAAGGAAAAGCATATTTATATCGGGGTGGATGTGCATAAAGGCACTCACACTGCAGTAGTGATCAATTGCTGGAATGAAAAGCTGGATGAAATAACTTTCCCCAATATCCCAAGTGCTTTCGGGGAGTTTCTTCAACGTGTGAAAAAGCAGGTCAAGAAGGGATTCTCACCGATTTTTGGATTGGAAGATGTGGGTGGAGTTGGTCGTTCATTAGCATTATATTTATTAGAGTACAAGTGTACCGTTAAATCGGTTAATTCAGCACTATCGTATTCCGAGAGAAAGAGCTACCCAACCACACAGAAAAGCGATAGTTGGGATGCTGAATGCGTGGCTCGAGTTCTGTTAAGTAAGCTGGATATGGTGCCTGATGCCGATCCACAAGACATATACTGGACAGTCGGACAGCTAATGTCTCGCAGAACAGGACTTATCAAGGCGCATATTGCCTTGAAGAATCAACTGCATGCACAGTTAAGTCATCATTACCCAAGTTACAAGAAGTTTTTCTGCGACATTGATGGGAAATGTGCGCTTGTATTCTGGCACACGTTTCCCTCACCCGAACTACTTGAAGGTATGGAAGTGGAAGAACTGGCAATCATTCTTCGGAAAGCGAGCCACAATACTTGCTCCACAAAGAAAGCAGAAGAAATCCTAAACATTGTTAATGAAGATGGGGACACAACTCGAGATTATCAACATTACAGGGACTTTCTCATTCAAAGTTTCGTTCGGGATATTCGATTCAAGCAAGAGGAAATGAAGAACATTCATGATGAATTACGAACGCTTCTCACACACATCGACTACAAGCTGGAATCCATGCCAGGTATTGATTTGGTAACCGCAGGATATTTGATTGCAGAGATCGGGGACGTTCATCGTTTCGCAAGTCCTAATAAGTTAGCCAGATTTGCAGGGATCGCCCCCGTAATATTCAGTTCGGCGGGGAAAGGTAAAGCCATGAAAAGCAGGCAAGGAAATCGTATTCTTCATGGGCTGTTTTACAACTTAGCAATGCAACAGATACAAGTAGCTAAAGGTAGTCGCAAACCAAGAAATCCGTTATTTCATGAATACTTTCATAAACGGATTAATGAAGACAATAAAACTAAAGGACAAGCTATGGTTTGCGTCATGAGGCGGTTGGTGAATATTATTTACGGGATGATGAAGAACAAGACAGAGTTTGTTTTGCCTGAACCCAAAACGATAGAAAAGCAAGTAGGATAA
- a CDS encoding HNH/endonuclease VII fold putative polymorphic toxin yields MRSVEHEGGHVIKDENGNVIKTREYQYTNNNEEKIIIQDHGAGHTKGDQGPHFNVRPEEYPRTGKVPGTKEHYPFEK; encoded by the coding sequence ATGCGTAGCGTAGAACACGAAGGTGGACACGTCATTAAAGATGAAAATGGTAATGTTATAAAGACGAGAGAATATCAATACACAAATAATAATGAAGAAAAGATAATTATTCAGGATCACGGTGCAGGTCATACAAAAGGTGATCAAGGCCCACATTTTAATGTTCGACCTGAAGAGTATCCACGTACTGGTAAAGTTCCAGGAACAAAAGAACATTATCCTTTCGAAAAATAA
- a CDS encoding Imm50 family immunity protein, with protein sequence MWHNILQGSKFISNLYNDVPQLKNVRISALKIQDEGRKVSIEFDIPIYTERPPQKWVDLGYNTVFVEIDFFDISDISLKSVGNKFIGDIEIDEVESGLIIINISGSVIASITADVGMIQSVRGYINS encoded by the coding sequence ATGTGGCATAATATACTACAGGGAAGCAAATTTATTTCTAACTTATACAATGATGTTCCTCAACTTAAAAATGTTCGTATATCTGCATTGAAAATTCAAGATGAAGGGCGAAAAGTATCAATTGAGTTTGATATACCAATCTATACTGAACGACCTCCACAAAAATGGGTGGACTTGGGGTATAATACTGTTTTTGTTGAGATAGACTTTTTTGATATTAGTGATATATCTTTAAAATCAGTAGGAAACAAATTTATAGGAGACATAGAAATAGATGAAGTCGAATCAGGATTAATCATAATCAATATATCTGGATCAGTAATAGCTTCAATTACAGCGGATGTAGGTATGATTCAATCTGTTCGAGGATATATTAATAGCTGA
- a CDS encoding RHS repeat-associated core domain-containing protein — protein MAAWNYGSAGSAVTASLTYYKNGLRKSMTDETGTTQYQYNRDFTLRKVTYPDSKMVLYEYYESGTRKSMTDPFGAITLYLYDNDDRMTKVSLKESSTGAEATQAQYTYTGSVLDTITYGNGLITQYLYEDGFGRLTGMKHLKGSTILNQYSYTYDNNGNITERTSNGQTETFGYDELDRIIASSEANEQYSYDVKGNRTVQLSTASSLHTDTMDYTYDQANQLKSVTRNGVVTSYKYDGDGLMREKNNGSTTRFYYDGENIIAEGSISGSTVSFKARYVRGYQLISMKNQWGTVGYYLENGHGDVVNLYKQDQTLLNTYDYDLWGNPKVTEEADQYSNPFRNAGEYGDTNTGLQNLRARWYDPSIGRFITEDTWEGRINHPDSQNPYIYVVNNPLIYVDPSGHIATTVAGAIVGGVISAGANIYHQVATENKSWKTFNYGELAVNTVGGRLQAL, from the coding sequence ATGGCCGCTTGGAACTATGGCTCTGCTGGCAGTGCGGTGACGGCTAGCTTAACCTATTACAAGAATGGGTTGCGCAAGTCGATGACGGACGAGACCGGCACGACACAGTACCAGTACAACCGGGATTTCACACTGCGGAAAGTGACGTATCCGGACAGCAAAATGGTACTCTACGAATATTACGAATCCGGCACGCGCAAGAGCATGACCGACCCTTTTGGAGCGATCACGCTGTACCTGTATGACAATGATGACCGCATGACGAAGGTGTCTTTGAAAGAAAGCAGTACCGGCGCTGAAGCTACGCAAGCCCAATATACGTATACCGGCAGCGTGCTGGATACCATCACCTATGGCAATGGCCTGATTACCCAGTATTTATATGAGGACGGGTTCGGTCGTCTGACGGGCATGAAACATCTGAAAGGCAGCACGATCCTGAACCAGTACAGCTATACCTATGATAACAACGGGAATATTACAGAGCGGACCTCCAACGGTCAAACCGAAACCTTTGGCTACGATGAGTTGGACCGAATCATCGCCAGCAGCGAAGCCAATGAACAGTATAGCTATGATGTAAAAGGCAACCGGACGGTGCAATTGTCGACGGCTTCGAGCCTGCACACCGACACAATGGATTATACCTATGATCAGGCCAACCAGTTGAAATCGGTCACCCGCAACGGAGTTGTCACCAGCTACAAATACGACGGTGATGGTTTGATGCGGGAGAAGAATAACGGCAGCACCACCCGGTTCTATTATGACGGCGAGAATATCATCGCCGAAGGCAGTATTTCTGGCAGTACGGTTAGTTTTAAAGCCAGATATGTGCGCGGTTATCAGCTGATCAGCATGAAAAATCAGTGGGGTACGGTAGGCTATTATCTGGAGAACGGTCACGGTGACGTAGTGAACCTGTACAAACAGGATCAGACGCTCTTGAACACCTACGACTATGACCTTTGGGGAAATCCAAAGGTCACCGAAGAGGCAGACCAGTACAGTAATCCGTTCCGCAACGCCGGTGAATACGGGGATACAAACACGGGCTTGCAGAACCTGCGAGCGCGGTGGTACGATCCAAGTATTGGACGATTCATCACCGAGGATACGTGGGAAGGACGGATTAACCATCCGGACAGCCAGAACCCGTATATCTATGTGGTGAACAATCCCCTGATTTACGTGGATCCAAGCGGACATATAGCTACAACAGTAGCTGGTGCCATAGTGGGTGGAGTTATTAGTGCAGGAGCTAATATTTATCATCAAGTGGCAACAGAAAATAAAAGCTGGAAAACATTTAATTATGGTGAATTGGCAGTAAACACTGTAGGGGGGCGGCTACAGGCGCTTTAG
- a CDS encoding immunity 53 family protein, translating to MSGLKWLENWYLENCDGDREHGYGIKIETLDNPGWAVDIHLDGTWLEDKMFQIIKIDRTEMDWVYCSVSDNIFKGNGGPNNLEGKRQT from the coding sequence ATGAGTGGATTAAAATGGCTGGAAAATTGGTACTTAGAAAACTGTGATGGAGACCGGGAGCACGGGTATGGTATTAAAATTGAAACGCTAGATAATCCTGGTTGGGCTGTTGATATACACCTAGATGGGACATGGTTAGAAGATAAGATGTTTCAAATTATCAAAATTGATCGTACTGAGATGGATTGGGTTTATTGTAGTGTGAGTGATAACATTTTTAAAGGAAATGGTGGGCCAAATAACTTGGAGGGTAAGCGTCAAACCTAG
- a CDS encoding IS66 family insertion sequence element accessory protein TnpB — protein MTKAQQRQKEWTERIANYRTSGQTMSVWCHSHGVTPHQLKYWLRKLDPVTPRTSAPRFIPVTLTPQSPVASLTLRIGPASIDMQEGFSPELLRQIVRALENLC, from the coding sequence ATGACCAAAGCACAACAACGCCAGAAGGAATGGACCGAACGCATCGCGAACTATCGGACCAGTGGACAAACCATGTCCGTCTGGTGCCACAGTCATGGGGTCACGCCGCATCAATTAAAATACTGGCTTCGCAAATTAGATCCCGTGACCCCTCGGACTTCTGCACCGCGCTTTATCCCCGTTACTTTGACCCCGCAATCCCCGGTAGCCTCCTTGACTCTTCGAATAGGACCGGCATCCATTGACATGCAGGAAGGATTTTCTCCCGAACTGTTGCGTCAGATCGTTCGTGCGCTGGAGAACCTATGCTAA
- the tnpB gene encoding IS66 family insertion sequence element accessory protein TnpB (TnpB, as the term is used for proteins encoded by IS66 family insertion elements, is considered an accessory protein, since TnpC, encoded by a neighboring gene, is a DDE family transposase.), with protein MLTLPEKVYLAGGSTDLRKSIDGLAALVQESFQLDPFGPCLFVFCNRQRDKLKMLYWEHNGFWLLYRRLERGTFQWPGPGNPPVAVSFRELRWLLDGLALHQRQAHKQVTAQTVV; from the coding sequence ATGCTAACGCTGCCGGAAAAGGTTTATTTAGCCGGCGGCAGCACGGATTTGCGCAAGTCCATCGACGGGCTTGCCGCCCTGGTTCAGGAGAGCTTTCAGCTCGATCCGTTCGGACCCTGTCTATTTGTGTTTTGCAATCGCCAGCGCGACAAACTCAAAATGCTCTACTGGGAACATAATGGCTTCTGGTTGTTGTACCGTCGTCTGGAACGCGGAACGTTCCAGTGGCCGGGCCCCGGCAACCCCCCGGTTGCCGTTTCTTTCCGCGAACTTCGCTGGTTGCTTGACGGGCTTGCCCTTCACCAGCGCCAGGCTCATAAGCAGGTCACGGCTCAGACCGTCGTTTGA
- a CDS encoding response regulator transcription factor, with protein sequence MTRNVLYIEDNEKIGSWVKEELEQRGFSVQWLLSGEGAEKEVNQHEIVILDIMLPGLDGFTVGKRLKKAAPAVPILLLTARTSIDDKIEGLQFADDYLTKPFHTDELVARLEVLIRRSGGTHSERISLGNYIEVDPEVQMVFDKHTGEEIILTGKQHQILMYFLHHPNQVLPKEQIYEAIWEEVYITGDKTLMVHIHRLRQKLERHPDSPEIIETLKGIGYRVKL encoded by the coding sequence TTGACAAGAAACGTATTATATATTGAAGATAATGAGAAGATAGGCAGTTGGGTAAAAGAAGAATTGGAACAGCGGGGATTTTCAGTTCAGTGGCTGCTTTCTGGTGAAGGAGCCGAAAAAGAAGTGAATCAGCATGAAATCGTTATTTTAGATATCATGTTACCCGGTTTAGACGGATTTACTGTGGGAAAACGATTAAAAAAGGCAGCTCCTGCTGTTCCTATATTGCTGTTAACTGCTCGAACATCGATAGATGATAAGATAGAAGGTTTACAATTTGCTGATGACTATTTAACGAAACCATTCCATACGGATGAATTAGTTGCAAGATTAGAAGTATTAATCCGTCGAAGTGGTGGAACACATTCCGAACGCATTTCATTAGGAAATTATATTGAAGTTGATCCAGAAGTCCAAATGGTATTTGACAAACACACAGGAGAAGAAATTATATTGACAGGGAAACAACACCAAATTCTAATGTACTTCTTACACCACCCCAATCAAGTTTTACCAAAAGAACAAATTTATGAAGCGATTTGGGAGGAAGTTTATATCACTGGTGATAAAACATTAATGGTACATATCCATCGACTGCGTCAAAAGCTGGAACGTCATCCGGATTCGCCGGAGATTATTGAAACGCTGAAGGGAATAGGCTATCGGGTGAAGCTATGA
- a CDS encoding HAMP domain-containing sensor histidine kinase — protein MKQTRSLFRRFLKVHFLFIFFPPIVLIFFSAFFGSSIHGAKLNTLNLFYATLLLFSFIMLAFVVISWLFFLRLRKRITRLQEAMSFSANDHSIPKPITVQSDRMDEIERLGGSFNWMIQQIEDSRKREYDEELLRNRLISNLSHDLRTPLTILRGHITRLNKESISLEGQSSLTEMNHTITRVGELMDDLLSYTLLTSGKHPFEPASTDIGRLVRASVAAWYPVFEEQEIQLDVDLPTDETFYWEADPKWMTRVLDNLFQNIFRHAAEGKYANIVVDVENELIIVADRGPGMGNSSYERGAGIGLSISNVMLNKMKLKADFTSNENGTRVAIGRA, from the coding sequence ATGAAACAGACCAGATCCTTATTTCGCCGTTTTCTAAAAGTGCATTTTCTATTTATTTTTTTCCCTCCAATTGTGCTTATTTTCTTCTCCGCGTTCTTTGGGTCTTCTATCCATGGAGCAAAGCTCAATACGTTAAATCTATTTTACGCTACACTGCTTTTGTTTAGTTTTATTATGCTTGCATTCGTTGTAATTTCTTGGCTGTTCTTCTTGAGACTTCGTAAACGTATTACCCGCTTACAGGAGGCCATGTCATTTTCAGCTAATGATCATTCAATTCCTAAGCCCATAACGGTTCAAAGTGATCGTATGGATGAAATAGAGCGGTTAGGAGGTTCTTTTAATTGGATGATTCAGCAGATTGAGGACAGCCGCAAGCGAGAATATGATGAGGAATTACTACGAAATCGGCTCATTTCGAATTTATCTCACGACTTACGAACGCCTCTTACCATTTTGAGAGGACATATCACCCGATTAAATAAGGAATCCATAAGTTTAGAAGGACAAAGCTCATTAACAGAGATGAACCATACGATTACAAGAGTCGGAGAACTAATGGATGATTTACTTTCCTATACATTGCTTACATCAGGGAAACATCCTTTTGAGCCCGCTTCAACTGATATTGGACGTTTAGTAAGAGCATCTGTTGCTGCGTGGTATCCTGTATTTGAAGAACAAGAAATTCAGCTCGATGTTGATTTACCGACAGATGAGACTTTTTATTGGGAAGCAGATCCTAAATGGATGACACGGGTTCTGGATAATTTATTTCAGAATATATTTCGCCATGCAGCAGAGGGGAAATATGCAAACATTGTGGTTGATGTAGAAAATGAATTGATCATTGTTGCAGACAGAGGTCCAGGTATGGGTAACTCGTCCTATGAGCGCGGGGCGGGGATTGGTTTATCGATTTCAAATGTTATGTTGAACAAAATGAAGCTGAAAGCTGACTTTACATCAAATGAAAATGGCACAAGGGTAGCTATTGGTAGAGCTTAA
- a CDS encoding ATP-binding cassette domain-containing protein — translation MLTIHNVVKHRGTQEILSGISFKARPGRVTGFLGPNGAGKSSTLRILLGLDHATSGSALINGKPFAELQNPLATVGAVLDGFGAHRMRTGRAHLRWIARAAGLSRSRVEEVLEIVGLTNAAGKRVGNYSIGMGRRLGMAAALLGDPEILVLDEPVNGLDPEGIRWIRTFLRERAESGNTVLLSSHLMGELAETVDDVVIIKYGKIVADGTLEEVIGNHSTLEKAFFFLTSENAGEVV, via the coding sequence TTGCTTACAATTCATAACGTAGTCAAACATCGCGGAACTCAAGAAATCTTATCAGGGATCAGTTTTAAAGCTAGACCAGGTAGAGTAACTGGTTTTTTAGGTCCAAATGGGGCAGGTAAAAGTTCTACACTTCGCATCCTGCTTGGATTAGATCATGCCACCTCAGGAAGTGCACTAATTAATGGAAAGCCATTCGCAGAATTACAAAATCCTCTAGCAACAGTAGGTGCTGTACTTGATGGATTTGGAGCTCATCGTATGCGAACAGGACGGGCACATTTGCGTTGGATTGCCCGAGCCGCAGGATTGTCTCGCTCACGTGTCGAGGAAGTTCTGGAAATAGTAGGTCTTACTAATGCAGCTGGTAAAAGAGTTGGGAATTATTCCATTGGTATGGGGAGAAGACTTGGAATGGCAGCTGCATTACTTGGTGATCCAGAAATATTGGTTTTAGATGAACCCGTAAACGGGCTCGACCCGGAAGGAATTCGTTGGATTCGGACATTTTTACGTGAACGTGCTGAGTCTGGAAACACGGTGTTACTATCCAGTCATCTAATGGGAGAGCTTGCAGAGACGGTTGATGATGTGGTGATTATTAAGTATGGGAAAATCGTTGCAGATGGAACATTGGAAGAAGTAATAGGTAACCATTCCACGCTGGAGAAAGCCTTTTTTTTCCTGACATCTGAAAATGCAGGTGAAGTTGTATGA
- a CDS encoding ABC transporter permease, with protein MRAFNAELSKLFSLPGIWLAFFIGAFAPAVIAALDSTAQKEEIIAGVSTRLSEVGYIGLALGVQGVIILGVLAVSSEYLTESSESGGGQQITTSLTVVSSRLHFLLAKAGAVTVISILLCIVAIMTTVSATHLILGEYTPAFEWSRLIGAVCYWTFTALLALGITLLTKNGIIPLAVLMINSSVVSFSVLLAKVTKLAFYLPDRAGADMFMFTNNRFHTPFTGGLVMFTWIVVFFIVAAIVFHRRDVAS; from the coding sequence ATGAGAGCATTCAACGCGGAACTATCTAAATTGTTCTCCCTGCCGGGCATTTGGCTTGCCTTTTTCATTGGAGCATTTGCCCCAGCAGTCATTGCTGCCTTGGACAGTACAGCACAAAAAGAGGAGATTATAGCTGGAGTTAGCACACGGCTATCGGAAGTTGGTTATATCGGATTAGCTCTTGGTGTGCAAGGTGTAATTATTCTTGGTGTGCTTGCTGTCAGCAGTGAGTATTTGACAGAGAGCAGTGAATCTGGTGGAGGACAACAGATTACAACAAGTTTAACGGTTGTTTCATCCCGACTTCATTTTTTGCTGGCAAAAGCAGGCGCTGTGACTGTGATCAGCATACTGCTATGTATTGTTGCTATTATGACAACTGTGTCAGCAACGCATCTTATTCTTGGTGAATACACCCCTGCATTTGAATGGTCTAGACTTATCGGTGCAGTTTGTTACTGGACATTCACTGCTCTTTTAGCACTTGGGATTACTTTGCTTACTAAGAATGGCATCATCCCGCTTGCTGTGCTCATGATAAATTCATCCGTTGTATCATTTAGTGTCCTGCTTGCTAAGGTTACAAAGTTGGCGTTTTACTTACCAGATAGGGCTGGCGCTGATATGTTTATGTTTACGAACAACAGGTTTCACACCCCGTTCACAGGCGGTTTAGTTATGTTTACCTGGATAGTCGTTTTTTTCATTGTTGCTGCTATTGTATTCCATAGAAGGGACGTTGCATCATGA